A part of Halodesulfovibrio marinisediminis DSM 17456 genomic DNA contains:
- the pal gene encoding peptidoglycan-associated lipoprotein Pal has protein sequence MMKRFGLALLLIMVMAMSFGCAKKQVAVTPENASGSAVVEAPVDNDTASIDAASQAQEAQLAEEMAAAAVVMADAPIYFDFDKFDIKAEYRTVLKHNAMMLKKYHMMRVLIEGHTDSRGTSEYNLALGERRARAVQDYLIVLGVPATQLEIVSYGEERPAVQGTTEAVWAKNRRAEFKLIK, from the coding sequence ATGATGAAACGATTCGGTTTGGCGCTGCTGCTCATCATGGTTATGGCCATGAGCTTCGGTTGTGCTAAGAAACAGGTAGCTGTTACCCCTGAAAATGCCTCTGGCTCCGCTGTTGTTGAAGCTCCAGTTGACAACGACACTGCTTCAATAGACGCAGCTTCTCAGGCACAGGAAGCACAGCTTGCAGAAGAAATGGCAGCAGCAGCTGTAGTTATGGCTGACGCACCAATTTACTTCGACTTTGATAAATTTGACATTAAGGCTGAGTACCGCACAGTGCTCAAGCACAATGCTATGATGCTTAAAAAGTACCATATGATGCGTGTTCTTATCGAAGGCCACACTGACTCCCGCGGTACTTCCGAATACAACCTCGCACTTGGTGAACGCCGCGCACGTGCTGTTCAGGATTACCTGATCGTTCTTGGCGTACCTGCAACTCAGCTCGAAATCGTTTCTTACGGTGAAGAGCGTCCAGCTGTTCAGGGTACTACTGAAGCAGTATGGGCTAAAAACCGTCGTGCCGAGTTCAAACTCATCAAGTAA
- a CDS encoding TolB family protein: MKRLSILTLLVCMAFAAATSASARSLEIDIYGPGQNSINLIQSKPVIPSQAQTSPQIVQSAETLSKLINNNLYYLPFISLIKDHTILGGNTVAGGTGKTIDFKKYQLANVDLLVTEVWPAVPEGGRPRVELRAFEVFTGKLVLGKAYSELTPENLPNVADRFCSALMKKLTGRGEFFLSTLAFVKKASPEKKDIWTVRPTGRELNRLTNMSGLAMSPTWSPDGRYILFSHIGKRYHSLGIWDRLTQRVQKVKFPGNTIIGPAFLPDNKVAVSLAAGGNPDIYLLNHLFKREKTLVQNWAIDVSPSFDATGTKMVFVSSRRGNPHIFLKDLTTGKETRITRTGKYNTSPSISPDGELVVFARRTPQGHRIFALDLVTGKEKQITFGPGNDETPAFGPDGFFVAFSSNRSGEYKIYLTTRHGGTPRIVRTGRGEATLPAWGMVPAGSAR, encoded by the coding sequence ATGAAGCGCCTTTCTATACTGACATTACTGGTCTGCATGGCTTTTGCTGCAGCAACATCCGCCAGCGCCCGCTCATTGGAAATTGATATCTATGGACCGGGTCAAAACAGCATAAACCTCATCCAGTCTAAACCAGTTATTCCCTCGCAAGCACAAACAAGCCCGCAAATTGTGCAAAGCGCAGAAACTCTCTCTAAACTTATCAACAACAACCTGTACTATCTGCCGTTTATTTCGCTGATCAAAGATCACACCATCCTTGGCGGCAATACCGTAGCCGGTGGTACCGGAAAAACTATTGATTTTAAAAAGTACCAGCTCGCAAACGTAGACCTGCTTGTTACTGAGGTTTGGCCTGCAGTGCCGGAAGGCGGACGCCCAAGAGTGGAGTTACGAGCATTTGAGGTATTTACAGGCAAGCTAGTTCTAGGTAAGGCGTACTCCGAACTTACACCGGAAAACCTTCCGAACGTAGCTGACAGATTTTGTTCTGCTTTGATGAAGAAGTTAACAGGACGTGGTGAGTTCTTCCTCTCCACACTTGCTTTCGTAAAAAAAGCTAGTCCTGAAAAGAAAGATATTTGGACAGTTCGACCTACAGGTCGCGAACTGAACAGACTGACTAATATGTCCGGGCTTGCCATGTCACCGACATGGTCACCTGACGGCCGATACATTTTATTCAGTCATATTGGCAAAAGATACCACTCTCTGGGAATCTGGGATCGCCTGACCCAGCGAGTGCAGAAAGTTAAATTCCCGGGCAACACCATCATAGGCCCTGCTTTCTTGCCAGATAACAAGGTAGCAGTCAGTCTTGCTGCCGGTGGCAATCCGGACATTTACCTTTTGAACCACCTCTTTAAACGCGAAAAAACTCTTGTACAGAACTGGGCAATCGATGTTTCTCCAAGCTTCGATGCTACAGGGACGAAGATGGTGTTTGTTTCCAGCAGACGCGGAAACCCGCACATCTTTCTCAAGGACCTGACAACAGGTAAAGAGACCCGTATTACTCGAACTGGCAAATACAATACCAGCCCGTCAATTTCACCTGATGGGGAACTGGTCGTATTCGCACGCAGGACACCGCAAGGTCACAGAATTTTTGCCCTTGACCTCGTCACCGGCAAAGAAAAGCAGATTACCTTCGGGCCAGGCAATGATGAAACGCCTGCCTTTGGTCCCGATGGCTTTTTTGTAGCCTTCTCATCTAACCGCAGCGGCGAATACAAAATATATCTTACTACCCGCCACGGGGGGACTCCAAGGATTGTAAGAACCGGCCGTGGAGAAGCAACTCTGCCAGCATGGGGCATGGTTCCGGCTGGGTCAGCTCGGTAA
- the tolA gene encoding cell envelope integrity protein TolA, with product MRFLSMLFSLCLHLGLIVAILYWPASTLKVRLDVPVYKVKLVQLAQKAPKPRPNHSNTVVKEAKLQKEAPKKEAPAKEAPKKEAPKQEAPKQKAPAKAKPKPKAKPVSVKKKEQPKKAVTKKKKPPKKEAVKKANTKEKPQKKKAKKKTPPKPTPEELLQKALASSKAAVKKDNQKKAHDLEKELAALQKAVAKEDAKKAEQGIEGTPQDGVVGSIEDLYALTVMDAIRPNWRYPKLATRTTLVAQVRIMISNSGEILDAKLLNSSGRPDFDSSTLRAIADTEQLPTPPNPDLNEITLNFNSQED from the coding sequence ATGCGCTTTTTGAGTATGTTGTTCTCCCTATGCCTTCATTTAGGGCTCATTGTCGCAATCCTCTATTGGCCTGCTTCTACACTTAAAGTTCGGCTTGATGTGCCGGTTTACAAGGTTAAACTTGTGCAACTGGCTCAAAAAGCACCTAAGCCACGCCCTAATCACTCGAATACGGTCGTCAAAGAGGCAAAGCTCCAAAAAGAAGCCCCGAAAAAAGAGGCCCCTGCAAAAGAAGCCCCGAAAAAAGAGGCTCCAAAGCAGGAAGCACCGAAGCAGAAGGCACCGGCAAAGGCCAAGCCCAAGCCAAAAGCAAAGCCTGTTAGCGTAAAAAAGAAGGAACAGCCTAAGAAAGCGGTAACTAAAAAGAAAAAACCGCCAAAAAAAGAAGCTGTAAAAAAAGCTAACACCAAGGAAAAACCACAAAAAAAGAAGGCGAAAAAGAAAACGCCACCTAAACCAACCCCAGAAGAACTTTTGCAAAAAGCTCTTGCTTCATCTAAAGCTGCTGTAAAAAAAGACAACCAAAAAAAGGCGCATGATCTTGAAAAGGAACTCGCGGCCTTACAAAAAGCAGTAGCAAAAGAAGATGCTAAAAAAGCTGAACAAGGTATTGAAGGTACACCGCAAGATGGTGTTGTAGGCAGCATTGAGGATTTATATGCATTAACAGTTATGGACGCCATTAGACCTAATTGGCGATACCCGAAACTTGCCACACGAACCACTCTTGTTGCACAGGTACGAATAATGATTTCTAACTCAGGGGAAATCTTAGACGCGAAGCTCTTAAACTCTTCAGGGCGTCCAGATTTCGACTCTTCCACACTGCGCGCAATTGCTGACACAGAGCAATTACCAACGCCGCCAAACCCTGATCTTAACGAAATCACCCTGAACTTTAACAGTCAGGAAGACTAA
- the tolR gene encoding protein TolR gives MAISLGNKKGFVAEINVTPFVDVMLVLLIIFMVTAPLMTQGLDVELPQTETVSALPSDKDHLILTIDKNGKMMLDEYAVTEQDLPGHLERLVKKQNKQLFLRADKHVAYGSVVKAMGIIKGAGINNLGVLAENPETATAKK, from the coding sequence ATGGCAATATCTCTCGGAAATAAAAAAGGCTTTGTAGCCGAAATTAACGTGACGCCTTTTGTAGACGTTATGCTGGTTCTGCTCATCATCTTTATGGTGACAGCACCACTCATGACGCAAGGGCTGGACGTTGAATTACCGCAAACAGAAACAGTCTCAGCGCTACCATCAGATAAGGATCATCTGATACTTACAATTGATAAAAACGGTAAGATGATGCTTGATGAATATGCGGTAACAGAGCAAGACCTTCCCGGGCATCTGGAACGTCTTGTAAAAAAACAAAATAAACAACTTTTCCTACGTGCAGATAAGCACGTAGCATACGGAAGTGTTGTAAAAGCCATGGGCATCATAAAAGGTGCCGGCATCAATAATTTGGGAGTTCTCGCTGAAAACCCAGAAACTGCGACAGCAAAAAAATAG
- the tolQ gene encoding protein TolQ — protein sequence MGDTNIFMLIGQATIVVKIVLGLLATMSIISWTIMFNKWFTLSSAKKRATKGIEAFQNAKTLRDAVQAVGTDASSPLYFVAQQGVDEYTRLRESVHSSTIIADNVQRSLEQGVSMQSASLSSALPFLATCANSAPFIGLFGTVWGIMHSFQTIGQMKSAALAAVAPGISEALVATAIGLAVAIPAAIGYNMFLGKLQDIEVQLNSFSGVFLNRVQRELHTQRPKRTTGEA from the coding sequence ATGGGCGATACCAACATCTTCATGCTCATCGGGCAAGCAACAATTGTTGTAAAGATTGTACTTGGTTTACTTGCTACCATGTCCATCATTAGTTGGACAATCATGTTCAACAAGTGGTTCACACTCAGTTCTGCAAAAAAACGTGCAACAAAAGGTATTGAAGCATTCCAGAATGCGAAGACACTACGCGATGCTGTTCAGGCAGTAGGCACTGACGCATCTTCTCCGCTCTACTTTGTTGCACAGCAGGGTGTAGACGAATACACCCGCCTTCGTGAATCCGTGCATTCTTCAACAATTATTGCAGACAACGTTCAACGCTCTTTGGAACAAGGCGTATCTATGCAGTCTGCTTCTCTTTCCTCAGCACTTCCTTTCCTTGCAACCTGCGCAAACTCTGCACCATTTATCGGCCTGTTCGGTACTGTATGGGGCATTATGCACTCATTCCAGACCATCGGTCAGATGAAGTCAGCTGCCCTTGCAGCAGTAGCACCGGGTATTTCTGAAGCTCTAGTTGCAACAGCAATCGGCCTTGCAGTCGCAATTCCTGCTGCCATTGGCTACAACATGTTCCTTGGAAAATTGCAGGACATAGAAGTACAGCTTAATTCATTTTCCGGTGTTTTCCTAAACCGCGTCCAGCGCGAACTGCACACCCAGCGACCTAAGCGAACCACCGGCGAGGCGTAG
- a CDS encoding TolC family protein: MRCLRWQSLLLLVLLSMLMAVPVYAEEMTPNEDVTQDVKVDREASPEERTAVAEEMKQAAEAIKSEDTSDIQFSGTYTLKEAVEKALADNPSIEAARRGATSAEESRKAARGAFGPALSTTYAASHTDNSVFNNHSTYQWAVDVTQPIFTGFRILATYNSAALNAQSQDLALSQAELNLIFLVQQNFINLLSARENVESAKDSVERLASQLKVAQAFYDVGLKPRIDVLRAEAQLSEAEDTLISAQNEVVIQEARLNTLLNLPVNAHINYKGELAYFPFEQPLEVSLDTAAHYRPDILIARKATEISQENVTIAASEFYPQIQGKLEWTKNGDSPEVNGFDNDGNPTPLSETTVGATASWSLFSWGTTYFATTSAKQTVMSNKASEASTWQEAAFEVKSRYLNIINAAKRIKVAEKTVAAAEEAYRMAVARYQAQVGTNTDVLDAQADLSSAEASLITARGDYMISVASLYNATGRKVPGLTSSDVINETGNGLEADLADDIKKDMEAERKDDPSAMN; encoded by the coding sequence ATGAGATGCCTACGTTGGCAATCGCTGCTGTTACTCGTTTTACTGAGTATGCTTATGGCAGTACCTGTTTATGCTGAAGAGATGACCCCGAATGAAGACGTTACACAGGATGTGAAAGTTGACCGTGAAGCATCCCCTGAAGAACGTACTGCTGTGGCTGAAGAGATGAAGCAGGCTGCAGAAGCAATTAAATCTGAAGATACGTCTGATATTCAATTTTCAGGAACGTATACTTTGAAAGAAGCGGTTGAAAAAGCTCTCGCTGACAACCCTTCTATTGAAGCAGCCCGTAGAGGCGCAACCAGTGCTGAAGAAAGCAGAAAAGCAGCACGGGGTGCATTTGGGCCAGCTTTAAGCACAACATATGCTGCATCCCATACAGATAATAGTGTATTCAATAACCATAGCACATACCAGTGGGCTGTGGATGTTACTCAGCCAATTTTTACTGGTTTTAGAATTCTTGCTACATACAACAGTGCAGCATTAAATGCACAGAGTCAGGATCTTGCACTGAGTCAGGCAGAATTAAACTTGATTTTCCTTGTTCAGCAGAATTTTATTAACCTCTTGTCAGCACGCGAAAATGTAGAGTCCGCAAAAGACTCCGTAGAGCGTCTTGCTTCCCAGCTTAAGGTTGCACAGGCATTTTACGATGTTGGCCTTAAACCTCGCATTGACGTATTGCGTGCAGAGGCTCAGCTTTCAGAGGCTGAAGACACTCTTATTTCTGCACAAAACGAGGTTGTTATTCAGGAAGCTCGCTTGAATACATTGCTCAACCTTCCGGTTAACGCACATATTAATTACAAAGGTGAGCTTGCTTACTTCCCGTTTGAACAGCCGCTTGAGGTAAGTCTCGATACTGCCGCTCATTACCGCCCAGATATCCTCATTGCCCGTAAGGCAACTGAAATCTCTCAGGAAAATGTAACTATTGCAGCAAGCGAGTTTTACCCACAGATTCAGGGTAAGCTTGAATGGACTAAGAATGGTGATAGTCCTGAAGTAAACGGCTTTGATAATGACGGTAACCCAACCCCTCTTTCAGAGACTACGGTTGGTGCAACTGCTTCATGGAGCCTCTTCTCATGGGGTACCACCTACTTTGCAACAACCAGTGCAAAGCAGACTGTAATGTCTAACAAAGCTTCCGAAGCAAGCACTTGGCAGGAAGCAGCGTTCGAAGTTAAATCTCGTTACTTGAACATCATTAACGCTGCAAAACGTATTAAAGTAGCAGAGAAAACTGTTGCTGCAGCGGAAGAAGCGTATCGTATGGCAGTTGCCCGTTATCAGGCACAGGTTGGCACAAACACCGACGTACTTGATGCACAGGCTGACCTTTCTTCTGCGGAAGCATCTTTGATTACAGCACGTGGTGACTACATGATTTCTGTAGCGTCCTTGTACAATGCAACTGGTCGTAAAGTTCCGGGCCTTACTTCAAGTGACGTGATTAACGAAACTGGCAACGGTCTGGAAGCAGATCTTGCCGATGATATTAAAAAAGATATGGAAGCTGAGCGTAAGGATGATCCTTCCGCAATGAATTAG
- a CDS encoding peptidase U32 family protein codes for MQNKPEILAPAGDKNAFLAALAAGADAVYLGLKHFSARMAADNFSSTELSKMVELAHKEDRKVYVAMNTLVKPGDPDSAARLIGRLQRDVGPDALIMQDLGMVEVAKQVGFKGELHLSTLANVTHPAAFKVAQEMGVNRVILPRELDIDEVRQCSDACPENMSLELFVHGALCYCVSGRCYWSSYMGGKSGLRGRCVQPCRRVYQQKARKGRFFSCQDLSLDVLAKTLLPIENLKSWKIEGRKKGPHYVYYVTTAYKLLRDHPDDPKARKQAEQILEQALGRPSTHSTFLPQKRRSPVDPGEQTSSGRLVGKITVEPPKKAKKGERTYPKYFFKPRFELLKSDFLRIGYEDEPWHFTDRVPHPVPKGGTFVLRAPAGKRPKSGTPVFLIDRREQELIKILREWEGKLSRCKGKKSQAIDVSLSYPSIGKRPRSVTILMRDHLPHGKQGKAGKFTDTANGVWLGQRTLKTIGRTLFGRMSWWLPPVIWPNEENKWRSMIKQALRQGARHFVLGSPWQAVFFEGERNIDLIAGPFCNPSNPAAIAALKKMGFKGAIISPELSQEDIMELPKQSCLPLGIVLYGYWPMGISRFPLEGVKPNEPFYSPKGECFWLRRYGQNSWIYPGWPMDIEKNKQQLLQAGYTMFVKLMERPPAAVPEAKRTSPFNWDLNLM; via the coding sequence ATGCAAAACAAACCTGAAATTCTGGCTCCTGCCGGTGATAAAAACGCGTTTCTCGCTGCCTTGGCTGCGGGTGCTGACGCGGTATACCTCGGCTTAAAACACTTCTCCGCACGTATGGCGGCAGACAACTTCTCCTCTACCGAACTTTCTAAAATGGTAGAACTTGCCCATAAAGAAGACCGGAAGGTCTACGTGGCAATGAATACACTTGTTAAGCCGGGTGATCCTGATTCCGCTGCACGCCTAATTGGTAGACTCCAGCGCGATGTAGGTCCGGATGCTCTCATCATGCAGGACTTAGGCATGGTTGAAGTGGCAAAACAGGTTGGCTTTAAGGGTGAACTGCACCTTTCTACACTAGCAAACGTTACCCACCCTGCTGCATTCAAAGTTGCGCAGGAAATGGGTGTAAACCGCGTCATCCTTCCACGTGAGCTGGATATTGATGAAGTTCGCCAGTGCAGTGATGCATGCCCTGAAAACATGTCTCTTGAACTTTTTGTTCACGGTGCGCTTTGCTACTGCGTATCCGGCCGTTGTTACTGGTCCAGCTACATGGGCGGTAAATCCGGTCTGCGCGGTCGCTGTGTACAGCCTTGCCGCCGTGTATACCAGCAGAAAGCCCGCAAAGGTCGTTTCTTCTCTTGTCAGGATTTGTCTCTGGACGTTCTTGCAAAGACACTGCTTCCAATTGAAAACCTCAAGTCATGGAAGATTGAAGGTCGTAAAAAAGGCCCTCACTACGTGTACTATGTAACTACAGCGTACAAACTGCTTCGTGATCACCCTGATGATCCAAAAGCACGTAAGCAAGCAGAGCAGATTCTGGAACAGGCTCTTGGCCGTCCTTCCACCCACAGTACATTCCTGCCGCAGAAACGTCGTTCCCCTGTTGATCCAGGCGAACAGACAAGCTCCGGTCGCCTTGTGGGTAAAATTACTGTGGAGCCGCCTAAAAAAGCGAAAAAAGGTGAACGTACTTATCCTAAGTACTTCTTCAAACCTCGCTTCGAGCTGCTTAAGTCTGACTTCCTGCGTATCGGATACGAAGACGAGCCATGGCACTTTACCGACCGCGTTCCGCACCCAGTGCCGAAAGGCGGCACCTTTGTTCTGCGTGCGCCAGCGGGTAAGCGCCCAAAAAGCGGCACACCTGTATTTTTGATCGACCGCCGCGAACAAGAACTCATCAAGATTCTCCGCGAATGGGAAGGCAAGCTCTCCCGCTGCAAGGGGAAAAAGAGTCAGGCTATTGATGTGTCCCTCAGCTACCCTTCAATTGGAAAACGTCCACGCTCTGTAACCATCCTGATGCGTGATCATCTTCCACACGGGAAGCAAGGAAAAGCAGGTAAATTTACCGATACCGCAAACGGTGTATGGCTCGGCCAGCGTACCCTGAAAACAATCGGACGTACCCTCTTTGGTCGCATGTCCTGGTGGTTACCGCCTGTAATCTGGCCAAACGAAGAGAACAAATGGCGTTCCATGATCAAGCAGGCGCTTCGTCAGGGTGCTCGTCACTTTGTACTTGGTTCCCCGTGGCAGGCGGTGTTCTTTGAAGGAGAACGCAATATTGACCTGATCGCAGGACCATTCTGCAACCCATCCAACCCTGCTGCAATTGCTGCACTGAAAAAGATGGGCTTCAAAGGCGCTATTATTTCTCCTGAGCTTTCTCAGGAGGACATTATGGAACTGCCGAAACAGAGCTGTCTGCCGCTTGGTATTGTTCTTTACGGCTACTGGCCAATGGGTATCTCCCGATTCCCTCTGGAAGGCGTAAAGCCTAACGAGCCTTTCTATTCTCCTAAAGGTGAATGTTTCTGGCTTCGTCGCTATGGTCAAAACTCCTGGATCTACCCAGGATGGCCAATGGATATCGAAAAGAACAAGCAACAGCTTCTGCAGGCTGGCTACACTATGTTTGTAAAGCTCATGGAAAGACCACCTGCAGCAGTACCGGAAGCAAAACGAACATCTCCATTCAACTGGGATTTGAATTTGATGTAA
- a CDS encoding dihydroorotate dehydrogenase electron transfer subunit, with the protein MHQEQCTTLTVLDNVPFGTVSGESLFFALRIERPEWADWQPGQFVMLRPEGWALDMMWARPFSICRVSKRDLVIFFQVVGRGTKRLSQLKTGDKVVLWGPLGTPFAVEDKTPTLLLAGGIGIAPLVAYAQKHPQPWNLHMEFGHRMPLNCYPFESINERITAASHLERGPEDLAHFLDLVETSIKEYAESDGLVLACGPTPFLRAVQAFAAKHNARCQLSLENRMACGVGACLGCVTKTTEKMTAKGVAAGRAQACEHGPVFWSDQIILDEE; encoded by the coding sequence ATGCATCAGGAACAATGCACTACACTAACAGTCCTTGATAATGTTCCTTTTGGAACAGTATCCGGCGAAAGTCTTTTTTTCGCCCTGCGCATTGAGCGCCCGGAATGGGCAGACTGGCAGCCAGGCCAGTTTGTGATGCTTCGCCCGGAAGGGTGGGCGCTTGATATGATGTGGGCGCGTCCCTTTTCTATTTGTCGTGTGAGCAAGCGCGATCTCGTAATTTTCTTTCAGGTTGTAGGGCGTGGTACCAAACGTCTTTCACAGCTGAAAACAGGTGACAAAGTTGTGTTATGGGGACCACTCGGCACTCCGTTTGCCGTAGAGGATAAGACCCCAACTCTGCTGCTTGCAGGCGGCATCGGCATTGCGCCGCTGGTTGCCTACGCACAAAAGCATCCACAACCGTGGAACCTGCATATGGAGTTCGGGCATAGAATGCCTTTGAACTGCTATCCATTTGAATCCATCAATGAACGCATTACAGCAGCAAGCCACCTTGAACGTGGCCCTGAAGACTTAGCGCATTTTCTTGATCTGGTTGAAACAAGCATTAAAGAATACGCTGAAAGCGATGGTCTTGTGCTTGCGTGTGGCCCTACTCCGTTCCTGCGTGCGGTGCAGGCGTTTGCTGCGAAGCACAATGCTCGCTGCCAGCTTTCTCTTGAAAATCGTATGGCGTGCGGCGTTGGTGCATGTTTGGGTTGTGTAACTAAAACCACAGAAAAAATGACTGCCAAAGGTGTTGCAGCTGGACGCGCACAGGCGTGTGAGCACGGACCTGTATTCTGGTCAGATCAAATTATTCTTGATGAAGAGTAA
- a CDS encoding dihydroorotate dehydrogenase gives MTMNVTLPGSAGLQFKNPILTASGTFGYGVEFAPYGDLKTLGGIVVKGLSLEPRAGNPMPRIAETQCGMLNAVGLQNSGVETFITEKLPKLPTEELPVIANIYACDPAEFGELTAVLAAEEGIAAIEVNISCPNVQEGGILFGQDPKQAARVTEAVKNAAGSKPVIIKLSPNVTDITSIAKAVEGAGADVISCINTLSGMGVDIRSRKPLLANVIGGLSGPAIKPVALRCTHQVCNAVSIPVIGMGGIASAEDVLEFILVGAHAVQVGTANFLRPDFSFRLVNQLELLMEEMNITDLEEFRGSLKL, from the coding sequence ATGACAATGAATGTAACGCTTCCAGGCTCTGCTGGTTTACAGTTCAAAAACCCGATTCTTACCGCATCCGGTACATTTGGATACGGTGTAGAGTTCGCTCCATACGGCGACCTAAAAACACTCGGTGGCATTGTTGTCAAAGGGCTTTCCCTTGAGCCGCGTGCAGGTAACCCTATGCCGCGTATTGCAGAAACTCAGTGCGGTATGCTTAATGCCGTTGGTCTGCAAAACTCCGGTGTTGAGACATTCATCACCGAAAAGCTTCCAAAGCTTCCAACCGAAGAGCTGCCGGTTATTGCCAATATCTACGCGTGTGACCCTGCTGAGTTCGGTGAACTTACCGCAGTACTTGCCGCAGAAGAAGGTATTGCAGCAATTGAAGTGAATATTTCTTGCCCGAATGTGCAGGAAGGCGGAATTCTCTTTGGACAAGATCCAAAGCAAGCTGCACGTGTAACAGAGGCCGTAAAAAATGCTGCTGGCAGCAAGCCGGTTATCATTAAGCTCAGCCCGAATGTTACAGATATTACTAGCATCGCTAAAGCCGTAGAAGGTGCCGGTGCAGACGTTATCTCATGCATCAATACTTTGTCCGGTATGGGTGTAGATATTCGTAGCCGTAAGCCGCTTCTTGCAAACGTAATCGGCGGTCTTTCAGGGCCTGCAATCAAGCCTGTAGCGTTGCGTTGTACGCATCAGGTCTGCAACGCTGTATCTATTCCGGTAATCGGTATGGGCGGCATTGCATCAGCAGAAGATGTTCTTGAATTCATTCTCGTAGGTGCACATGCTGTACAGGTTGGTACAGCAAACTTCCTGCGTCCAGATTTTTCCTTCCGTCTTGTGAATCAGCTTGAGCTGCTTATGGAAGAAATGAACATTACTGATCTTGAAGAATTTAGGGGTTCCTTGAAGCTGTAG
- the serS gene encoding serine--tRNA ligase: MLDLKLLQKNPQVVAEALAKRNSSIDVEEFTKIDTRRRELLVELESLKNERNKASGEVAKMKRAGEDASELISRLGSLSDKIKELDAETDTIKTAMNEWLIAVPNIPHESAPVGADEDENVELHKWGEKPSMSFTPKEHWEIAETMGGLDFERAAKLTGSRFTVLWGWAARLERALINFFLDMQTVEHGYTEVFPPAIVNSTTMTGTGQLPKFEEDLFRLNHKDYYLIPTAEVPLTNMHSGEVLEEEDLPRAFTAQTQCFRSEAGSYGKDTKGLFRQHQFTKVEMVRYAHPDKSYEELEEMRQHAENLLQRLGLHYRVVTLCTGDMGFSSAKTYDIEVWLPGQNKYREVSSCSNCVDFQARRANLRFKRKGAKKPEFVHTLNGSGLPTGRTMIAIIENYQQEDGSIVIPEALRPYMGGIEKITPEMATK; this comes from the coding sequence ATGCTCGATCTCAAACTTTTGCAGAAAAATCCGCAAGTTGTAGCCGAAGCTTTGGCTAAGCGTAACTCTTCTATTGATGTTGAAGAGTTCACTAAAATCGATACCCGTCGCAGAGAGTTACTCGTAGAACTTGAGTCTCTTAAAAACGAACGCAACAAAGCATCCGGTGAAGTAGCGAAGATGAAACGCGCAGGCGAAGATGCATCTGAACTTATTTCCCGTCTCGGTTCACTGTCCGATAAAATCAAAGAGCTTGATGCTGAAACGGATACTATCAAAACCGCTATGAATGAATGGCTTATTGCTGTTCCTAATATACCGCACGAAAGTGCTCCTGTTGGTGCAGACGAAGATGAAAACGTAGAACTGCACAAATGGGGCGAAAAACCATCCATGTCCTTCACTCCTAAAGAACATTGGGAGATTGCAGAGACCATGGGCGGCCTCGATTTTGAACGCGCTGCTAAACTTACCGGTTCCCGCTTCACAGTACTGTGGGGTTGGGCTGCTCGCTTGGAACGCGCGCTCATCAACTTTTTCCTCGATATGCAGACCGTTGAACACGGCTACACTGAAGTGTTCCCTCCTGCTATCGTGAACAGCACTACCATGACCGGCACCGGTCAGCTGCCAAAATTTGAGGAAGATCTCTTCCGCCTGAACCATAAAGACTACTACCTCATCCCGACTGCTGAAGTGCCACTGACCAATATGCACTCCGGTGAAGTTCTGGAAGAAGAAGACTTGCCACGTGCTTTCACTGCACAGACTCAGTGCTTCCGCTCTGAGGCAGGCAGCTACGGTAAAGACACTAAAGGTCTTTTCCGCCAGCACCAGTTTACTAAAGTTGAAATGGTTCGTTACGCGCATCCTGACAAGTCCTATGAAGAACTTGAAGAAATGCGTCAGCATGCAGAAAACCTCCTCCAGCGCCTTGGCCTGCACTACCGTGTAGTAACCCTGTGCACTGGCGACATGGGCTTCTCTTCCGCAAAAACCTACGACATTGAAGTATGGTTGCCGGGACAGAATAAGTACCGTGAAGTTTCCTCTTGCTCCAACTGCGTAGATTTTCAGGCTCGCCGTGCAAACCTCAGATTCAAACGCAAGGGCGCTAAAAAGCCTGAATTTGTGCACACACTGAATGGTTCCGGCCTGCCAACCGGTCGTACTATGATTGCGATTATTGAGAACTACCAGCAAGAAGATGGTTCTATCGTAATCCCTGAAGCTCTGCGTCCTTACATGGGTGGTATTGAAAAAATCACTCCTGAAATGGCAACTAAATAA